Proteins found in one Fimbriimonadaceae bacterium genomic segment:
- a CDS encoding PKD domain-containing protein yields the protein MKLWIKTTTLAAFSLAAVVGLSQEIYAPTRTAKDQGISLSSWGSGTVKEADEAAFEGTTSIRVSSRNYFQGGILRFANPVNVGTAFNDKNNLLQLMVLVPGKNQTFGGTGGGKFGGGGFPGAGGFPGAGGRGPAGAGGAGGRGPAGAGGAGGGGGRGPAGAGGAGGGGGQRGPGGGPGLPGGPGGPGGFPGSKGGQSATSTEVPALTHVRVVVGTSDGKMSEAYVDLSSTFAGKEGWAPAGIPLQAISGLEKTNKEIVSIAFSGDSVSTFYIGQIKIVNDPTPIYGEMNTRADLNLAVGDEYTFVGSGYGGATALKYEWCFDSANFAGVDAEGQTVTRRFRKPGDYVVKLTISDAYGLKKPYSTTIKVTVNP from the coding sequence ATGAAACTTTGGATCAAAACCACGACTTTGGCCGCGTTCTCCTTGGCGGCCGTGGTCGGCCTGTCACAGGAGATTTACGCGCCGACCCGCACCGCCAAAGACCAAGGCATCTCGCTCAGCTCTTGGGGCAGCGGCACAGTGAAGGAGGCCGACGAGGCCGCGTTCGAAGGCACGACTTCGATCCGCGTGTCTTCGCGCAACTACTTCCAGGGTGGCATCCTCAGATTTGCGAACCCGGTGAACGTGGGAACCGCGTTTAACGACAAGAACAACCTGTTGCAGTTGATGGTGCTTGTCCCAGGCAAGAACCAAACGTTTGGGGGCACCGGTGGCGGCAAGTTCGGCGGCGGCGGATTCCCTGGCGCGGGCGGCTTCCCCGGTGCCGGCGGCCGTGGCCCGGCCGGAGCTGGTGGCGCGGGTGGCCGTGGACCGGCGGGCGCCGGCGGAGCCGGTGGTGGTGGCGGTCGTGGGCCAGCGGGCGCCGGTGGAGCCGGTGGCGGTGGTGGCCAGCGCGGCCCCGGTGGTGGGCCGGGATTGCCCGGTGGCCCTGGTGGGCCGGGAGGATTCCCGGGCAGCAAGGGCGGGCAGTCGGCAACTTCGACCGAAGTCCCCGCGCTGACCCATGTGCGCGTCGTCGTCGGCACCAGCGACGGCAAGATGTCGGAGGCCTACGTCGACCTCTCGTCCACTTTTGCCGGCAAGGAAGGTTGGGCCCCCGCGGGGATCCCGCTCCAAGCCATCAGCGGACTTGAGAAGACGAACAAGGAGATCGTCTCGATCGCCTTCTCAGGCGACAGCGTGAGCACGTTCTACATCGGCCAGATCAAGATCGTGAACGATCCGACGCCGATTTACGGCGAAATGAACACGCGTGCCGACCTCAACCTTGCCGTCGGCGACGAATACACGTTTGTCGGCAGCGGTTATGGTGGCGCCACGGCCCTTAAGTACGAGTGGTGCTTCGACTCGGCGAACTTCGCCGGAGTCGACGCCGAGGGCCAGACCGTCACGCGGCGCTTCCGCAAGCCGGGCGACTATGTCGTCAAGTTGACGATCTCGGACGCCTATGGCCTGAAGAAACCGTACTCGACGACCATCAAAGTCACCGTCAACCCCTGA
- a CDS encoding phosphatidate cytidylyltransferase, with amino-acid sequence MRTRLATAFVLLLVTMFAVHCTVVWPALALAAFVAYACSWELADLVGATPKWPVIACAGLAGLALAGLSMRLPPAAVGIAGTVVGVAALLRRIKAKGATGTDFFSVLWIVAPIVAAMELQMSSAAASKPHLIGPNLVLLAAGPLWIGDTAALLVGRAYGKHPLAPAISPNKTWEGAVANFLASAMTGAVLSLFIGPPAWVGLLVGALAGVTGQTGDLLQSALKRSVNKKDSGGILPGHGGLLDRMDSLLVSLPFSVLLLAALQPPA; translated from the coding sequence TTGAGAACGCGCCTCGCGACCGCCTTCGTTCTCCTCCTGGTGACGATGTTCGCCGTGCATTGCACGGTGGTCTGGCCCGCGCTGGCCTTGGCCGCGTTTGTGGCGTACGCCTGCTCTTGGGAACTGGCCGACCTCGTCGGGGCCACGCCCAAGTGGCCCGTGATCGCCTGCGCCGGGCTGGCCGGATTGGCCCTGGCCGGGCTGTCCATGAGGCTGCCGCCTGCGGCTGTCGGGATTGCGGGGACGGTGGTCGGGGTCGCCGCCCTGTTGCGACGGATCAAGGCCAAAGGCGCGACCGGCACCGACTTTTTCAGTGTCCTTTGGATTGTCGCGCCGATTGTCGCCGCGATGGAACTGCAAATGAGTTCGGCGGCAGCCAGCAAGCCGCACCTGATCGGCCCCAATCTGGTCTTGCTCGCCGCTGGCCCCCTCTGGATCGGTGACACCGCCGCATTGCTCGTCGGCCGAGCCTACGGCAAGCACCCGCTGGCCCCGGCGATTTCCCCCAACAAAACTTGGGAGGGGGCGGTCGCCAACTTCCTTGCTTCTGCCATGACCGGGGCCGTGCTGTCCCTCTTCATCGGGCCCCCGGCCTGGGTCGGGCTGCTGGTGGGCGCCTTGGCCGGGGTGACGGGGCAGACGGGCGACCTTCTGCAGAGCGCGCTCAAGAGATCGGTCAACAAGAAGGACAGCGGTGGCATTTTGCCGGGCCACGGCGGACTCCTCGACCGCATGGACTCTCTGCTTGTCTCATTGCCGTTCTCCGTCCTCCTCCTGGCCGCCCTCCAGCCTCCTGCTTGA
- a CDS encoding valine--tRNA ligase, with the protein MSETAPNTGYQATSAEPKWYAAWEHAGLFQPDADTSKPLFTVTIPPPNITGSLHMGHALCYGVQDLLGRYKRLRGYRVLVLPGQDHAGIATQAVVRKSLQKQGISPGALSRDEFVAKAWEWRRESGDTILKQFRMLGCAFDWSRQRFTLDDDYSKAVLTTFVNWFERGLIKRGLRVVNWDPVLKTSVSDIETERQTIQGKLYHVRYPFADGSGHITIATTRPETILADVAVAVHPKDGRYTGLVGKTLVVPVVGREVPLIADEYPDPEFGTGAVKITPGHDPFDFEVGQRHNLPILVMLDPDCKVTELGGPEFQGLDRKEARTKMVEALEAAGALEKIEDHEIAILISDRSKDVIEPLVSEQWFASQTTLAEGAIAAAESDEVKFFPPRYKDVYLEWMRNIRDWNVSRQLMWGHRIPVYYTEDGTPYAALTWDEAQVKAGDAKIVRQDDDVLDTWFSSGLWPFATMGWPEQTDDLATFYPTDVLVTSREILYLWVARMIMMGLDLTKQLPFKHVYIYATVLTEQGKRMSKSLGTGIDPLEVIQTKGADALRFALFSQTGFNQDLRYGPRKIDEARNFGTKVWNASRFVLMNLDGFVDKEPESLQTVDRWILSRLAACQDAVTAGFEGYDIQSAVQALYAFFWSELCDWYIEVSKSRLQDPGQRATPQWVLVQCLRAFLVMLHPVMPHLTEEVYADLPVKDKKQFVMAENWPTTLAAWADPEAEGKVGGWIEATRALRALRAECGASPIKQLPVAYFEGDLGEGHEFVRTQAWFAELKPHKPTEEHVSATAGGIDVFLPTQGLIDKDKEVQRLRKELDKLNAELAKMEAQLANPQFVERAKPEVVEKLRANLADGKDRAEKATAQIKAFGG; encoded by the coding sequence ATGAGCGAAACCGCCCCGAACACGGGCTATCAGGCCACGTCTGCCGAGCCCAAATGGTATGCCGCATGGGAGCATGCGGGCCTCTTCCAGCCCGACGCCGACACTTCCAAGCCCCTCTTCACCGTCACCATCCCCCCACCGAACATCACCGGGTCACTGCACATGGGCCATGCCTTGTGCTACGGCGTCCAAGACTTGCTCGGCCGGTACAAGCGGCTGCGCGGCTATCGGGTGCTGGTCTTGCCTGGACAAGACCACGCCGGCATCGCGACCCAGGCCGTGGTGCGCAAGAGCCTCCAAAAGCAGGGGATCAGCCCGGGCGCCTTGTCCAGAGACGAGTTCGTCGCCAAGGCATGGGAGTGGCGTCGGGAAAGTGGCGACACCATCCTGAAGCAGTTCCGGATGCTCGGCTGCGCCTTCGACTGGTCACGGCAAAGGTTCACCCTGGACGACGACTACTCAAAGGCGGTGCTGACCACGTTCGTCAATTGGTTTGAGAGGGGCCTGATCAAGCGCGGCCTCCGGGTCGTGAACTGGGACCCTGTCCTCAAAACGAGCGTCAGTGACATCGAGACGGAACGCCAGACAATCCAGGGCAAGCTCTACCATGTCCGCTACCCCTTCGCCGACGGAAGCGGCCACATCACCATCGCGACCACTCGCCCGGAGACCATTCTCGCCGATGTCGCGGTGGCGGTGCACCCAAAGGACGGCCGGTACACCGGCCTTGTCGGCAAGACCCTGGTCGTGCCAGTCGTCGGTCGTGAGGTGCCCCTTATCGCCGACGAGTATCCCGACCCCGAGTTCGGCACTGGCGCGGTGAAGATCACGCCAGGCCACGACCCGTTTGACTTCGAGGTCGGGCAACGCCACAACCTGCCCATCCTCGTCATGCTCGACCCTGACTGCAAGGTGACCGAGCTTGGTGGGCCTGAGTTTCAGGGCCTCGACCGCAAGGAGGCCCGGACGAAGATGGTGGAGGCGCTTGAGGCGGCCGGCGCCCTCGAGAAGATCGAGGACCACGAGATCGCCATCCTGATCAGCGACCGGAGCAAGGACGTCATCGAACCTTTGGTCAGTGAGCAGTGGTTTGCCTCGCAGACCACCTTGGCCGAAGGGGCGATCGCAGCGGCCGAGTCGGATGAGGTGAAGTTCTTCCCGCCCCGGTACAAGGACGTGTACTTGGAGTGGATGCGCAACATCCGTGATTGGAACGTCAGCCGCCAACTCATGTGGGGCCATCGCATCCCCGTCTACTACACCGAGGACGGCACGCCTTACGCCGCCCTGACCTGGGACGAAGCGCAGGTCAAGGCGGGCGACGCAAAGATCGTCCGCCAAGACGACGACGTGCTTGACACCTGGTTCAGCTCGGGGCTTTGGCCGTTCGCCACGATGGGTTGGCCCGAGCAGACCGACGACCTCGCCACCTTCTATCCGACTGACGTCCTCGTCACAAGCCGCGAGATCCTCTATCTCTGGGTCGCCCGCATGATCATGATGGGCCTCGACCTGACCAAGCAGTTGCCGTTCAAGCACGTCTACATCTACGCGACGGTGCTCACCGAGCAAGGCAAGCGGATGAGCAAGAGCCTCGGCACCGGTATCGATCCGTTGGAAGTCATCCAGACCAAGGGTGCCGACGCCCTCCGGTTCGCCTTGTTCAGCCAGACCGGCTTCAACCAAGACCTCCGGTACGGGCCGAGGAAGATCGACGAGGCGCGGAACTTCGGCACCAAGGTCTGGAACGCAAGCCGCTTCGTGCTCATGAACCTGGACGGCTTTGTCGACAAGGAGCCCGAGAGCCTGCAGACCGTCGACCGATGGATCCTGAGCCGGCTTGCCGCCTGTCAAGACGCGGTGACGGCCGGATTCGAAGGCTACGACATCCAGTCGGCGGTCCAAGCCCTCTATGCGTTCTTCTGGTCCGAACTGTGCGACTGGTACATCGAGGTCAGCAAGTCCCGGCTCCAAGACCCAGGGCAGCGCGCCACCCCGCAGTGGGTGCTTGTGCAATGCCTCCGGGCCTTTTTGGTCATGCTGCACCCCGTGATGCCCCACCTGACCGAAGAGGTCTACGCCGACCTCCCGGTGAAGGACAAAAAACAGTTTGTCATGGCCGAGAACTGGCCTACCACCCTGGCCGCCTGGGCCGACCCAGAGGCCGAGGGCAAGGTCGGCGGCTGGATCGAGGCGACACGGGCGCTCCGCGCCCTCCGGGCGGAGTGCGGGGCGTCGCCGATCAAGCAGTTGCCCGTCGCTTACTTCGAGGGTGACCTCGGCGAGGGCCATGAGTTCGTCCGCACCCAGGCTTGGTTTGCCGAACTCAAGCCGCACAAACCGACGGAGGAGCATGTCTCCGCCACCGCCGGTGGCATCGACGTGTTCCTTCCGACGCAGGGCCTCATCGACAAAGACAAAGAGGTGCAGCGCCTGCGCAAAGAGCTTGACAAACTCAACGCCGAGTTGGCGAAGATGGAGGCCCAGTTGGCCAACCCCCAGTTCGTCGAACGGGCAAAGCCGGAGGTCGTCGAGAAGTTACGGGCGAACCTTGCCGACGGCAAGGACCGGGCGGAGAAGGCGACGGCTCAAATCAAGGCGTTTGGCGGTTGA
- a CDS encoding MBL fold metallo-hydrolase, which produces MELRWPFGDPGCVRRDFLVAWAVVGLVGMGLEVSRRHMPPQISFLQVGQGDCTVLQTDGYVMVVDAAGKTDGFDAGERLAVPELRRLAVDRIDLLVLTHPDADHVGGLAALTFHFRVGAVAVPAHFQGDLAMLGTLRHAGIDPARVHWVRDPVDLSFGVAQVRLTTAPASLVASDNDGSMLTRVRVGDGTAVLTGDASDAVEHWLHGRPGWQTQLLKAGHHGSRSSTSTEWLVQTSPQWVVFSCGRTNRYGHPTAEALQRASKMAKVLRTDRDGTLTFRLGEGGFHRLVNRQTP; this is translated from the coding sequence ATGGAATTGCGTTGGCCTTTTGGCGACCCTGGGTGCGTCCGGCGTGACTTCCTCGTCGCCTGGGCCGTCGTCGGCCTGGTCGGCATGGGGCTTGAGGTCTCGCGACGCCACATGCCGCCCCAAATCAGCTTCCTCCAAGTGGGGCAGGGAGACTGCACCGTGTTGCAGACCGATGGCTATGTCATGGTGGTCGACGCGGCGGGAAAGACCGACGGCTTCGACGCTGGCGAACGGCTTGCCGTGCCCGAACTCCGACGGCTGGCAGTCGACCGCATCGACCTCCTTGTTCTGACCCATCCCGACGCCGACCACGTCGGCGGCCTGGCAGCCCTCACCTTTCACTTCCGCGTCGGTGCGGTCGCCGTCCCCGCGCATTTCCAAGGGGACCTTGCCATGCTCGGCACGTTGCGGCATGCCGGCATCGACCCTGCCCGTGTCCATTGGGTGCGTGACCCTGTCGACTTGTCGTTCGGTGTCGCCCAAGTCAGATTGACGACGGCCCCGGCCTCGCTGGTCGCCAGCGACAATGACGGGTCGATGCTGACCAGAGTCAGAGTGGGCGACGGCACCGCCGTCCTGACGGGTGACGCCAGTGACGCGGTGGAGCACTGGCTCCATGGCCGACCCGGCTGGCAGACGCAACTCCTGAAAGCCGGCCACCACGGCAGTCGGTCGTCGACATCCACCGAGTGGTTGGTTCAAACCTCGCCCCAGTGGGTCGTCTTCAGTTGTGGTCGGACAAACCGGTACGGCCACCCTACCGCCGAGGCTCTCCAGCGAGCGTCAAAGATGGCCAAGGTGCTGCGCACGGACCGCGACGGCACCTTGACCTTTAGGTTAGGGGAAGGCGGCTTTCACCGTTTGGTCAACCGCCAAACGCCTTGA
- a CDS encoding ComEC/Rec2 family competence protein, producing the protein MRDQLARRPIVVAFLALCVGLTSGFVPWHALGAVALFWCLPDRRSRVIILVCLGMGWLLRPVPPERLVWERHPTFLTGRVASVPSDISQGQRRCLFDTGQGRFTLTVPDGQDVSLGDTVRVGGELGPLFEGSGDSRGAVGHIKAVGGVEVVSAGPFVGRWGLAVRDSFRRFVDGALPPKDAALVDGIAFNVTSGIDEADHVNMVRAGIVHVVSTSGVHVVLVAGMLAWLARRAPMPRTWSLAALGLLLVVYACASGLRPPMVRAVLMALMALSAYLFRREPDGPTSLAAAGLATLVVDPWAVVDVGFWLSVVAVGALVLFVDPFTTLETGRDPRAWLTSAWRSSLVATAATLPVVATVSGSAALAAPLANLVAVPASETLLGASLASWLVSLVVPVMGKGLLLLTSGPLLALLRGAAAAGSAGCVPVPALSPYWCPWLYGIALAFWRPWVRPA; encoded by the coding sequence ATGCGCGACCAACTGGCCCGTCGGCCGATCGTGGTCGCGTTCCTCGCCCTCTGCGTGGGGCTGACGTCTGGGTTCGTCCCGTGGCACGCCTTGGGTGCCGTCGCCCTCTTTTGGTGCCTCCCCGACCGTCGGAGCCGGGTGATCATATTGGTCTGCCTGGGGATGGGCTGGCTGCTCCGTCCGGTTCCTCCCGAAAGGCTTGTGTGGGAGAGGCACCCAACCTTTCTGACCGGGCGCGTGGCCAGTGTGCCGTCCGATATCTCCCAAGGCCAACGTCGGTGCCTCTTCGACACGGGGCAGGGTCGATTCACCCTGACGGTCCCGGACGGCCAAGACGTGTCATTAGGTGACACGGTGCGAGTCGGAGGTGAACTGGGCCCGCTGTTCGAGGGTAGCGGTGACTCCCGGGGTGCCGTCGGCCACATCAAGGCAGTGGGCGGCGTCGAGGTGGTCTCGGCAGGCCCGTTCGTCGGGCGTTGGGGCCTTGCCGTGCGGGACAGCTTCCGGCGCTTTGTCGACGGAGCCCTGCCGCCCAAGGACGCCGCCCTTGTGGACGGGATCGCCTTCAACGTCACGTCGGGGATCGACGAGGCCGACCACGTCAACATGGTGCGCGCCGGCATCGTCCATGTCGTCTCGACGTCGGGTGTGCACGTCGTCCTTGTCGCCGGGATGCTGGCCTGGTTGGCCCGGCGAGCCCCGATGCCGCGGACTTGGAGCCTGGCCGCGCTCGGGTTGCTCCTCGTCGTCTACGCTTGTGCCTCGGGGCTGAGGCCCCCGATGGTGCGAGCGGTGCTGATGGCTCTCATGGCCCTCTCGGCCTACCTGTTTCGAAGGGAGCCGGACGGCCCGACTTCCCTGGCCGCGGCCGGACTGGCGACCCTGGTCGTCGACCCGTGGGCCGTCGTCGACGTGGGATTTTGGTTGTCCGTGGTGGCCGTCGGGGCTCTTGTGCTCTTTGTCGACCCGTTCACCACGTTGGAGACAGGCCGCGACCCCCGGGCCTGGTTGACGTCGGCATGGCGGAGCAGCCTCGTCGCCACGGCCGCCACCTTGCCCGTGGTCGCCACGGTGTCGGGGAGTGCCGCCTTGGCGGCGCCCCTCGCCAATCTCGTGGCCGTACCCGCCAGCGAGACCCTTCTTGGTGCGTCGTTGGCCAGTTGGCTGGTCAGCCTTGTCGTGCCCGTCATGGGCAAGGGCCTCCTCTTGCTCACATCGGGCCCACTTCTGGCGCTCCTGCGGGGTGCGGCGGCAGCCGGGTCGGCCGGCTGCGTGCCCGTTCCCGCCCTGTCTCCCTACTGGTGTCCGTGGCTCTATGGAATTGCGTTGGCCTTTTGGCGACCCTGGGTGCGTCCGGCGTGA
- a CDS encoding DUF721 domain-containing protein yields MKRLSDVLSGALPSPELLRAARAQMVMRRWEEAVGPFLAEKCVPDRYDHGTLWVAAAGSAWAQELRMRRLQVTEVLNDMARENLFTDLRVGVRPPRRD; encoded by the coding sequence ATGAAGAGGCTCTCGGACGTGTTGTCTGGCGCATTGCCAAGCCCTGAACTCTTGCGGGCTGCGCGCGCCCAAATGGTCATGCGGCGCTGGGAGGAGGCGGTCGGCCCCTTCCTCGCGGAAAAGTGCGTTCCCGACCGCTATGACCACGGCACTCTCTGGGTCGCCGCCGCCGGATCGGCCTGGGCCCAGGAACTGCGCATGCGCCGCCTGCAGGTCACCGAGGTTCTCAACGACATGGCTCGCGAGAACCTGTTCACCGACCTACGCGTCGGCGTGCGCCCACCCCGTCGAGACTAG
- a CDS encoding DNA replication/repair protein RecF, which yields MDGVTVTSARYQDFRNLGAVVLNADRGVNLIVGPNAQGKTNLLEGLYLLSTGRLLRGSREAQAVRHGELRAGVEADLAPHGTTIRVGIEPGTRKRALVNGVALPRAADLIGRLPSVSFSSQDLAVVSGEPADRRHLLDTELSQVYPAYLKHLTIYKRALEQRNALLRRAQESYVDSTAFEVWEDQLAHHGEAMRGHRSAWVAELAGLASERHAVLGDGEVLSLSYRPNDEGDLANALASGRGHDVHRGSTGVGPHRDDLNIFVGGAEARHFGSQGQQRTAVVAIKLAVLALAVRTFGFPPMLLLDDIFSDLDDRRRAHLMEVAFDAGGQVFVTCTEAEQAGAKLLRTAKVFRVRSGRLEEE from the coding sequence GTGGACGGCGTGACGGTCACGTCGGCGCGCTACCAGGACTTCCGCAACTTAGGCGCGGTGGTTTTGAACGCGGACCGAGGTGTCAACCTCATCGTCGGGCCCAACGCCCAGGGCAAGACGAATCTCTTGGAGGGGCTGTACCTCCTCTCCACGGGACGCCTGTTGCGTGGGTCGCGCGAGGCCCAGGCGGTCCGACATGGAGAACTTCGTGCTGGTGTCGAAGCTGACTTGGCCCCACACGGCACGACCATTCGCGTCGGGATCGAACCTGGTACACGCAAGCGTGCCTTGGTCAACGGAGTGGCCCTACCCCGGGCCGCCGATCTGATCGGCCGCCTACCATCGGTCAGCTTCAGCTCGCAAGACCTCGCCGTCGTCTCCGGTGAGCCTGCCGACCGCCGTCATCTCCTGGACACCGAACTCAGCCAGGTCTACCCCGCCTACCTCAAGCACCTGACGATCTACAAGCGGGCGCTGGAGCAGCGCAACGCCCTCCTCCGGCGTGCTCAGGAGAGCTACGTGGACTCCACTGCGTTTGAAGTCTGGGAGGACCAACTCGCCCACCACGGTGAGGCCATGCGCGGACACCGCTCCGCGTGGGTCGCGGAACTGGCAGGACTGGCGTCCGAACGTCACGCGGTGCTTGGGGACGGCGAAGTGCTCTCTTTGTCGTACCGGCCCAACGACGAAGGCGACCTCGCCAATGCCCTTGCCTCTGGCCGAGGCCACGACGTCCACCGTGGTTCGACGGGTGTCGGCCCGCACCGCGACGACCTGAACATCTTCGTGGGTGGGGCCGAGGCGCGTCATTTCGGCAGTCAGGGCCAGCAGCGCACCGCTGTCGTCGCGATCAAGCTTGCCGTCCTCGCTCTCGCCGTGCGCACGTTCGGTTTCCCGCCGATGTTGCTCTTGGACGACATCTTCTCCGACCTGGACGACCGGCGTCGCGCCCACCTGATGGAGGTCGCCTTCGACGCGGGCGGCCAGGTGTTCGTCACCTGTACCGAGGCTGAACAAGCGGGTGCAAAACTCCTGCGCACGGCCAAAGTCTTCCGGGTACGATCCGGACGGCTGGAGGAGGAATGA
- a CDS encoding RDD family protein, translating into MTDQHMVLTPEKVVVSYRLASLGTRIIAHLIDVGLALILLYLVAVAAAFGLAATPELSGVAIALIFTFGLYLYFALLEGLWGGKTIGKSLMNLRVMMVDGTPVTFPAAVFRNLLRIGDFLPGLYLAGFLSIFTNPRSQRIGDIVAGTVVVHEPRNLYSFTPAPHRYGVHRFEDTVGDLRKMTLQEYFAIKRLCDRFPELPAQTQTESLRDIWFPFANRIGVEPNPNVHPLYQMEAVVMKYGRMHKLV; encoded by the coding sequence GTGACCGACCAGCATATGGTTTTGACCCCCGAGAAGGTCGTGGTCAGCTACCGTCTGGCGAGCCTGGGGACCCGGATCATCGCCCACCTCATCGATGTGGGCCTCGCCCTCATCTTGCTCTACCTGGTCGCCGTCGCGGCGGCTTTTGGCCTCGCCGCAACTCCGGAGCTTTCCGGGGTCGCCATCGCCCTCATCTTCACGTTTGGCCTGTACCTCTACTTTGCCTTGCTGGAGGGACTGTGGGGTGGCAAGACGATCGGCAAGAGCCTTATGAACCTGCGGGTGATGATGGTGGACGGCACCCCGGTCACCTTCCCGGCCGCCGTCTTTCGCAACCTCCTTCGCATCGGCGACTTCCTCCCCGGCCTCTATCTGGCCGGGTTCCTTTCGATCTTCACCAACCCGCGGAGCCAGCGGATCGGAGACATCGTCGCCGGAACCGTCGTCGTCCACGAACCGCGGAACCTCTACTCGTTCACGCCGGCGCCGCACCGTTACGGCGTCCACCGCTTCGAGGACACCGTGGGCGACCTACGCAAGATGACCCTTCAGGAGTACTTCGCGATCAAGCGGCTCTGCGACCGATTCCCCGAACTCCCCGCCCAAACCCAGACGGAAAGCCTCCGTGACATCTGGTTTCCCTTTGCAAACCGCATCGGGGTAGAACCGAACCCCAACGTCCATCCGCTCTACCAGATGGAGGCCGTCGTGATGAAGTACGGCCGTATGCACAAGCTGGTGTGA
- a CDS encoding DUF58 domain-containing protein, which yields MIVPTKRFWALVALGIPMALVGAVVPGFEKFVLPYDVGIFGLLLITGLVAKKGDPLVVKRESDPILSVRVPNAVKLSLENTSQAPVVAEVRDEPPGSAEASQTDFKMTLSPDRPEEVSYTIVPRERGEQDFAGTHVRYLAPLGLAWVQKVLPTQETVRVYPNVKAVKEFDLLKQRGKLNMLGLRRTRHKGLGQEFESLRDYNEDDYRTIDWKASARRGKLVVKNFETEKNQAVIVCVDLGRHMMAEVDGVRKLDLALDSALMLMHTAERKGDQIGLLAFNDVIKAYAAPRKGRAQVAAILDRVHDAQAEPVQPNYAAAFTYLANRWKKRSLLVVFTDAENEDQAQDLVSSLGPIHRRHLLMVVRVADPKLRELRALRVQDDRDMYARTAALWYAADRKKAESVLRAAGFHTLEAEPQDLASALVGAYLRVKELSLI from the coding sequence ATGATCGTTCCGACCAAACGCTTTTGGGCCCTGGTCGCCTTGGGCATTCCGATGGCCTTGGTCGGGGCGGTCGTGCCTGGTTTCGAGAAGTTCGTTCTGCCCTACGACGTGGGCATCTTCGGCCTCTTGCTCATCACGGGTCTCGTCGCAAAGAAGGGCGACCCGCTGGTCGTGAAGCGGGAAAGCGACCCGATCCTCAGTGTCCGCGTGCCCAATGCGGTGAAGCTGTCCCTGGAGAACACCAGCCAAGCACCGGTGGTCGCCGAGGTGCGTGACGAGCCTCCGGGCTCGGCAGAGGCCAGCCAGACCGACTTCAAGATGACCTTGTCGCCCGACCGCCCCGAGGAGGTCAGCTACACGATCGTCCCCCGGGAACGGGGCGAGCAGGACTTCGCCGGCACCCACGTCCGTTATCTCGCCCCGCTAGGGCTCGCGTGGGTGCAGAAGGTGCTGCCCACCCAAGAGACCGTGCGGGTCTATCCGAATGTCAAGGCGGTCAAGGAGTTTGACCTCCTGAAGCAGCGCGGCAAGCTCAACATGCTTGGCCTCAGAAGGACGCGCCACAAAGGGCTGGGCCAGGAGTTTGAGTCGCTGCGCGACTACAACGAGGACGACTACCGGACGATCGACTGGAAGGCCAGCGCCCGGCGCGGCAAGCTGGTCGTGAAGAACTTTGAGACCGAAAAGAACCAGGCGGTGATCGTGTGTGTCGACCTCGGGCGGCACATGATGGCAGAGGTCGACGGCGTCCGCAAACTCGACCTGGCCCTCGACTCAGCCCTGATGCTGATGCACACCGCGGAACGTAAGGGCGACCAGATCGGGCTCCTCGCCTTCAACGACGTCATCAAGGCCTATGCGGCCCCCCGCAAAGGCCGTGCCCAGGTCGCGGCGATCCTCGACCGCGTCCACGACGCCCAGGCCGAACCCGTCCAGCCGAACTACGCCGCCGCGTTCACCTACCTCGCGAACCGGTGGAAGAAGCGGTCCCTGCTCGTCGTCTTCACCGACGCCGAGAACGAAGACCAGGCCCAAGACTTGGTCAGCTCCCTGGGGCCGATCCACCGGCGCCACTTGCTGATGGTCGTCCGGGTCGCCGACCCCAAACTACGCGAACTTCGGGCCCTGCGGGTGCAGGACGACCGGGACATGTACGCGAGGACGGCGGCCCTGTGGTACGCCGCCGACCGCAAGAAGGCCGAGTCGGTGTTGCGCGCCGCTGGGTTCCACACCCTTGAGGCCGAGCCGCAAGACCTCGCGTCCGCCCTCGTCGGCGCCTACTTGCGGGTGAAAGAACTCAGCCTGATTTGA